In Mugil cephalus isolate CIBA_MC_2020 chromosome 19, CIBA_Mcephalus_1.1, whole genome shotgun sequence, the genomic stretch TGGTGGTGTTATTGACATGATATGTCATCAGATTGGCATGTTTATGTGATGGTATcattcagctgcaattttgttgtcacctgtttgttgtcaggtgttGTAGTCCCCTCTCTCAcatgttactgtgtttttgttgtgatggTGTTGACTATGGTATTTCTGTATTGCCTTGCagcatggccccaccagaatttccaaaccaaaattgCCACTGACAATGAGtcaacaaaatgtgtttgtcaTGTATACATAAGGAAACtggtagaaaatgaaaaatgtctgtgaCTAATCACAGTCAGAAAATTATGCTCTTATGTTCTTACATTCATATCCATCAGCAAGGTCCACACAACGGCCGCCATTGATGCAAGGATcactcacacaccacacacGTGTTTCACAAGTCTTTCCGGTGTAGTCCTCTGGACAATAACATATGAAATCGTTGAATGTGATGGTGCATTCTCCTCCATTTTGACAAGGCTTCGTCTGTAGAAAAAAGCAGGGCCATTTAATTGTATCCAGACAGCAAATATAATCAAAAGATTTAAAGTGGCACACAGGTATGCAAAATTGTCAATAATTGTCTCCCGTATGCCATAGTTTAAGAGTGATACATTACCATAAATTATCAAGTtggctttatttattgtttatgttCTCTGTCTGTGAGACTAGGAACAACGTATTAAACTGTGGTGAGTTATGGTTGTGTTTGACTCTGGCAGCTCCTGGCTAAAGCTAGGGAACCATGGCGGTTTAGCTTAATACTagaaaacacatacacaacatgcacatgcacaacaTGCACATTTAACCAAAACCACTGGCTTTCTGTAACCAAATTGTTTTTTCACTCCCCAATTCATTCATCCGTAATACACTTCTAGCTTCCCCCTGGAGACTCAGGGCTACCAGGTACATAACTACACTTCTCAATTACCGCAACGTAATTGAGAAAGCTATTTAGGAATGTATACAGCACATGTAATTTGTAGATTtgcaatatcacatgatgtTTGCTGGATGTTGTTGGTGATGGTTGATGGTGGCAGATATTTAAGGGATTCTTTAGGCTGAGAGGAAGTTTGGATGGtagtaaaaaaaatctcagtatGTCAGAAATTAATTTTCAACCATGAAAAGTCTGAGTgcttgtatgtatatattatggTAAGATGAAGGAGATGGGCCCTCAAATGGGATGCAGATGTTGTGACAGTAAAACTAAGAACTTATTGGCACATCAGAGTAGTGAAGTATTTCCTACCTTGCAAGTATCGTCACTGACACAGCCATCCTTCACATTGTCAGCATCACTTGGCATATAAACATCTTCTTTATTTGAGCTGTTCCATCCATCCACACCCAAATGGACTGAGTCTAAGCGAAGATCCTGCAGGCAGCCTTTGAAATAGCCACCCCACACATCAGAGTCCCAGGCAGTTGGAAGTCCTCCAACATAGGCCTGGTCCCCGCTTTCAATGTTCACTTCAGGGATCTCACCTATTCTGTAACGGAGGCCTGCATGCTCAAAAATCACCTGCCTTTGTTGAACTTCCACCTGTAGAAGCTGCTTTTCACCACTGGTCACAAATATGGGAGCTGTGAGTGGGGCACTCTTGGGTAGAGAGCTGACCAAAACCCTCCCCATCCCCAAGTAGACCGAGAAGTAGACCTCTCCCCCGTCTTCCCCAGTGGGTTTCCTTAGCTGGAACAGAAGGCCATCTGGTTTTAGTGACCTCAGAAAGAAAGACACGTTGAAGTTGTTCCTATGGTCCTGTCCAATATCATAGGCACTGAAACTCGTTGTGTCCTCGTGGCTGTAGGTCGATGAAGGAAATTCTGTCAGGAGATGAACAGAAGCTTTGATTAAAAGCCCAAGTATTACTAAGACCAACATGTTGATATATCAGCAATCTTTCTCCAAAAATGCTGACTCTATTTGCGGGAGTAGAGAGTGGTAACAATTAGTGCTGTATTTTCCTCTACATTTTAGTGTTATATCCTGAGGAAACTCCTTTTGCCAGTAACCAGTTATGAAACGGGTATCAACTGTTAGtgttaaaattaataataataaagtctttTGCAGGGCAACTCTCTCCAATAACTGAAGCAGATGAACATACAAGTTCCTCTATGATAAGCCCTCACCAGCATCCCTTCTGCAAACTCCagttacagtgggggaaaaaagtatttgatcccctgctgaatttgtaagtttgcccacttccatagaaatgatcagactctggtttttatggttgtttactggttatgggtatagacagaatatcaatcgaaaatgcataaaaaacacacaatctaaaagttataaattgttatgtattttattaagggaaataagtatttgatccccaacaattcacttagaattcaggctcctacagattggctggtgcgcatgtggcacacagctatgctcagtcaactaattaccaatactcctgatcttaactcgtcatgtatataaagcacacctgctctaagaatcagtttcttacattccaacttctacagcaccatgggcaagaccaaagagctgtcaaaagatgtcagggacaagattgtagacctgcacaaggctggtataggttacaaaaccatcagcaaaaggcttggtgagaaggtgacaactattggtgccattattcgcaagtggaagacccataaaaggaccatcaactgtcctcggtctggagctccccgcaaaatctcgcctcatggagtaaggatgatgatgagaaaggtgagggagcagcctaaaacaacacggcaggagcttgttaatgatctggaagcagttgggacctccgtcaccaagaaaacagttggcaacacactgcgccgttatggattgaactcttgcagtgcccgcaaggtccccctgctcaagaaggcacatgtacaggcccgccttaagtttgccagtgaacatctaaatgactcagagaaggcttgggagaaagtgctgtggtctgacgaaaccaaagttgagctatttggcattaactcgacccgccgtgtttggaggatgaaaaaacgtgagtatgacccaaagaacaccatacccacggttaagcatggaggtggaaacatcatgttttggggctgtttttcagcaaagggtacagggcaacttcaccgcattatggggccaatgaatgcagccatgtactgtaacatcttggacaaaaaccttctttcctcagcaagaacactgaagatgcctcgtgggtgggttttccaacatgacaatgacccaaaacatactgccaggacaacaaaggagtggctcaagaagaagcatattaaggtcatggagtggcctagtcagtctccagaccttaacccgatcgaaaacctgtggagggagctgaagctccgagtttccaagaggcagccaagaaacttgaaggatttagagactgtctgtaaagatgaatgggccaaaatccctcctgcgctgtgtgcaaacctggtgaccaactacaagaaacgtctcatcgctgtgcttgccaacaaaggtttctctacaaagtactgatttgtgttgtgcttggggatcaaatacttatttcccttaataaaatacataacaatttataacttttagattgtgtgttttttatgcattttcgactgatattctgtctatacccataaccagtaaacaaccataaaaaccagagtctgatcatttctatggaagtgggcaaacttacaaattcagcaggggatcaaatacttatttcccccactgtatgtttGATGGAACATCTGGCTGTGTCACAATCTCAGCTGAGAGAAGCTGGACCTCTGTGGTTACAGCTTTCATCAACACCCatatcattgtttttgtttttgcttgcaCCAAACTGCTGGGTTAATCTGTAGTTGATATTAACTGACATTTTACTAAAACGTACACCCTGGATATTACAGTATGTTTATTTGATACACATGGAGAACCAACAAAATATGACAAGCCTAATAAGACTAGATTTACCGGAATATTTGGCTTTGGTAAAAGTGCTTACCCTCAGAGCAACTCTCACTGTGGAAGGGACGGTAGCAATCACACTGGTAGCTGGTCCACAGGTCCACACAATGTCCATGTGCATTGCAGGGATCAGGCTCACACCATTCAGTCTTGCTACATCCAAGCTCATGCCCTTGGTCTTCTGGAAGTGTTTGGGGTAAGATGGGCTTAGAGTCAATCATTAGGTCTTCCATACATCCAATGAAGCTGGCACTACTTAGGGAGTACTCTAAAAGCTCGTCTGGTGTTCCACCTATATATACATTAGTAAAGGCTTCAGAGGCCTGGAAAGGTGGCTCATCTGAACCATCATCTATAACTTTGCATCCATCCCTGTCACAGCCAGGACCTTTCACAATCAAGACTAGACCttcattattcatgacaacATGAGCTTCCCACCAGTCTCCATTACTAACCAAACCATGAAATGTTACATCCAATTCAGACTCTTCAGAAAAGGCTTTTGAATGAAGACCACCATTTACAATCTCCAGGAGGAGATGGTTGTCCTCATCCCCTCTGAAGAAGAGCAACATATCAGGTAGAGTGGTCCGGAAGCGTAGCTGTACCCCAAAACCTTGGTGAGCATGGTGTTCAGCCTCCCTGCGAGTCCTTTGTTCAAGAACAACCTGTAGAAGAATGTATCCaggagtggagaaggagaatGTAGTTCTTGTGGAGCAGTGCTCATCAAAGAAGCCATGAGGGCACAAGCACGTGTGCCCATGTTCTCCATCCTGAAGCCATGGATGGCATGTGGCTCCGTTCTGACATTTATGGTCCACGCAGCCATGGAGCCTGACATCACAGTGATCACCTCCCCAAGGAAGTTCACCTGGCTCTGCCTCAAGACAGTGGCAGGTGTAGGAGGCCCTGCCATCTTCACACCAGCCACCATTCTGGCATGGCTGGCTCTCACATTCATCAACGTTAACTTGACACAGCTCACCTGGAGGGAGATGACAATGATTGTTACAGACAAAGGAAGTTCATTCTAGCTAcagatgcaaatgcaaatgcaaaaaagaaaaacatgtttggaGAGGTATCTTTACTATACTACTATCTTTAACAAAAGGAATTGAATTATGtagaaaatatatgttttatatttttgattacATCATGTAGCCACTGTTTGCCATAGGCAGCTCTCAACACTATTGTCAGTATCTCAGGGTTGGAATGCTTCCCACTCAACGCATGAGGAATGAATGATGTAATTTATTGCCTTTTATGGCTGTCTTTGAGACCATGTTGAACCATGATATGACAAGAACCACTCAGCTAAGTAGACAAACTAAATATGGGGAATAAAAGTTTACTAAAGTAAAACTTTAGTAAACTAAACCGGGGAGTTTCAAAGTTTGAAAACAGTCATGTCTGATAAATGtatggtgctgatggacagctccttgaatgattgactcagctgtgtgtgtgtgtgtgtgtgtgtgtgggtttgggtgtgggtgggtggcTGTGTGGgggtgtacttgtacagctatctttctgagaaccagtttaagttttataccatcagattgtggacatttgtgtaaagtgaggacattttggctaGTCCTCACTTTTCGGCTgctttgaaggttaaaactcagttttagggtaaaggttacaattaggttatggttaggttagggttagtgtttggcatttagttgagatggttagggttagggtaaggggctagggaatgaaTTATGTCAacgagtgtcctcacaaagatggccatacaagaatgtgtgtgttcgtgtgtgtgtggacatctTGAGAAATGTAATACTGAAGGTCTTGTAACGTCATGTTACCGATGATTCTGAATCAATAAAAAAGATATGGCCTCCAGATTTATGGAATTGGAGTTGCTGTGAAAACTTTTTGAGACTTAAAAATGGGCCCTGAGTTGGGAAAGATTGGGAACCACTGCATTAGAGAATTCTAATCaagtagaaataaaagcatgacATATAATTTCTGTCTCCACTTTGGTCACCACATATCTTAATTTAACGTTATTCCTCAACTGATAAAAGCATGTACTCATGAAGTCAGGGTTTGGAGGTTACTATGAACTTAACACCGAACAAGCCCACAGATAACTGTCAGACACCCAAAGTTTTAAGACATTCAAACACAGAACTGAATATTATCCGTCTAAATGATAAGAGATGCAGCTATAGTGGTGGTTGAGTCTTTCCCAAATGGCTATAACCATTTGGATATCTTGATGTGTCTTTTTCGGTACAAATTCACTTTATGTGTTGCCTACTCCTCAACATTAATCCAGGAAACAGAATCACTAAAACAGTAGTATTTAGTACATATAGTATTTAAATACAACATGCAACAGATGATTCTGTCTAGCTTTTGTAATAATTATATCATAAGTTAAAGGACCCACCTAAGAATCCATCCGGGCATGTACAGGTGTAGCCATTAATCTTATCCTCACAAACGCCTCCATTATGGCAGGGTTCGGACTCACACTCATCGATGTTGACAGAGCAGTTCTCTCCTGTAacgtgaagaaaaaaacattatcagAAGATCTAAAAGTGTTTGACTACTTACtgagtgatttttatttattcgtaCTGACCAGCAAATCCAGGCTGACACTGGCAAATATAACCAGCTGCATCCGCAAAGCTTAGCTCCCACTCTAGCTCCCAGTGAGATGGGTCTGAGCGTTCAAAACACTCCCCGTCATTCTCACAGGGATGCTCGGCACACTCGTCTATGTCAATCTCACAGTTTGGACCTTCATAACCTAGACAAAGGAAACTGTAAATATAGTTTTATCTGTTGTTCTCACATTAAACACACTCAAGGACTGTATGCATTGTTCCCAATGTCCATCAAATCATAATAATGATATTCTAAAGAAGCTTCATCATTTCCATCATATTTCTAGAGATTTCTTTCTCATGGTAGAGCTTTTCCAGAAGTAGTCCAGTACAATAATCTGAGAAAACCACAGAATTTTTAAAACCAGATTGAGAAAGCATCTATGAATTACTGTTATACAGTTACATGGGCATCTCTTATTATAAAGCTGACATCAAAATTTCATTTTAGACTATGACTAGAATATTATGGGTACAATGCCTGGGCATAATTGTCAAACTGTCTATAAGAGAAATTGTTTAACTGGATGGTGGAAATTCTAGTTGGTACTACTGCCTTGACTTAATGCAAAATGTCAGATGACTCATtgtctgtgtgcgttttgtGTCCTATGCTTACGCATATGTTAAATTCAACAGCTAAGGGTGCTGTGAACTGCGTCATGGAGGTCAGATAAGCGCGTCATGTATGCCAGTACCTGGCCAGCAGAGACAGCTGTATCCTTTGACTCCTTCCAAACACGTAGAAGCATGCTGGCAGGGATCAGAAGCACATTCAAGAATGTCCACTTCACAATGGACGCCTTCAAATCCTGTGTCACTGCAGTCACATTCATAGCTGCAAAAGACACAAGTTAGTGTTTACACTGCAGGATATTCAAATTCGAAACATTCTAAACTCAGCTTGAAAAAGACTCTCCTCAGTGTGAACAAAGTGACCATGACAGAGTAGAGCAACGTCTGAGCAAGACTCAGGCTCAGTTTCTTTCACTATTTCCTAAGATTTGTCTACAAACTTTTACCTTACATAAACTCCACACATATTTTctgaaagtaaaaatacatGAGGTGACATGTGTGATGGAGAGATTTAAAAGCTGCTTTCTTGAGATGATTAAAACGTTATTGAGATGGAACCATATGATGGGTCTAAAGATATGGCCAGGATTGCAGGACAAATGCAACTGATAAAATAGACATTAAAGCCTTTTTTGGTCAGGTTCCACTGTACTCTTGGTGCTCACAGGGTGTTCTGAAATCCTCATGATTGAAGTGCATGCCAACTTAATGAATATCCGCAGTTTAATTCCAGCTGGTATGTGTTTGATTTGGATGATTGAGAATATTTTCTGGGTGTAAGACTCTCTAAGGACGAGGAGTATTAGacaatgaatggatggataCTAAGTTTTCAGTTGAAGATAACAAAGTGAAGGCAACTCAATGGTGATTCTCCTTGTAGACAGACACGGGTTACACTGTTGCATGTCCGGCTTACCTGTTCACCATGTCACGACAGCCAGCTCCATTTTGACAAGGATCACTGGCACACTCGTTGACATCAATCTCACAGTTGACACCGTCAAACCCGGGCAGACACTCACAGGAGTACATGCCAATCAGGTCGTGGCAGGTAGCTCCATTGTGGCAGGGGCTGGACTCACACTCATCTATTTCAGTCTCACAGTTGACTCCTAAAGGAACATGAATGTATTTATTACGTAGGATTCAGAACAGATGGATATCAAAACAATTATTGCTGCTAATTTTCATATCAGGTGAACTGTTTATGGTCAGATGATAGGTGACATATTTGTAATTCATGCCTGAACCACAGTGAACTGCCCACCTGTTAAGATCAGGGTGTCTATTCTGGTTTTAAGATACCCGAGGTGATAAAAGCCTTTCTTTACATTCTCCAAACTAACTGATAGAGTGACAGGGGAATGCAGCAGTACAATCTAGCCCGAGCACTCACAGATAACACGGAGCTCCTCTGACACAGAGCAGGCTCGTGGAGAGGGAAAGGAGGGCAAGAAAGGCAAGACGGGAGTGTTTTTCTCACTCTTTGTCAGTTGTTATCTGAGCTGGAGATAAAGCGCCTGATtcaaaacatcttaaaatacTCTTCAAGCCGTCTTTATCGGAAACCGGCAAAACACCCTGAAATTAACAAATGATGTGGACAAGTAGAAGTGGACATGATCCAAGTAATGCCTGTATCCTCAGTGAATTATGtatctgaacttttttttttacaattgtaGCTCAAGCTttcagtgaaaaaacaaacacaatcttAGGTTATTTATGgagaatctgtgtgtgtgtgcacgtgtgtgtgcgtgtgctgtaCCTGCAAAGCCCACCAGGCACTCACAGTCGTAGTGGTCCTTCTCATTGATACATGTGGCATTGTTCTCGCACGGTCTTGAAGCGCACTCATTGATGTCAATTTCACAGTTGTAACCCTGAAACCCTGGCACACAGAAACAGTGGAATTCTGCCACTCCATCCATACAGATAGCACCATTCTGACAGGGCTCTGACAAACACTCATTCACATCTTCCTCGCAGGTATTCCCCTCAAACCCTGGTGCACAGTGGCATTCGAAGCCTTCTGGTCGTAATAAGCAAGTCCCATTGTTCCTGCAGGGTTTATCGATGCAGTCAGTCACATGCGTCCTGCAGTCCCGTCCTCCATACCCCGCAGGGCACCGGCAGAAGTAGCCGTTCAGCTGATCTACACAAAGAGAACGAGGCTCAGAGCAAGGGTTGCTCTGACACTCGTCCAATTCCTCTGTGCAGTTGTCACCTGTCAGTCCATCCGGGCAGATGCAGTGGTATTCTGTGGTACCAGGGGTGCTGGTGCAGTCTTCACATGGTGCAAAGAAGCAAGCGTCATAGAGTTCATCACAGTTTTTACCCATGTATCGCACCCCCTCTCTGGCGCAGATGCAGGCGTAATCATCCGATGTGTCCATGCAGGTAGCTCCATTGTGGCAGGGTGCAGACAAACACTTTTCTGATGTAGCTGTACAAAGGGTTCCTGTAAAACATAGCAGATGTTATGTTGAGGTCAATGAACGCATGTTGAGATGTGTGTTTCtgacaaatattacacaatgaccCTGGGTCATAACACCCCAcaaagcctttttctttttagctgtATTGTTTCTTCTTTATGTAACTTTGAACTGAACATAACTCCAACTTATATCATTCAACAAAGACCCTGAGTGAGATTGAATGAATCATTCCATAATGCTAGGCTCAACAATCCAGGAGAAATGCATTGGTCCAAAATTCATTTTTGTGCGGAGGGCGTTCAAAtattgtacacacacatacatttgcttgttttatgtcttaattGAAGATTACTCATTTTCAGccacagaaatattaaaaatcaaGAGACTTTTCATGTCATaaatttgttcttctttacattaTACACAATTCTCCAAAACACATagcaaaatgttttaacttGAAATGTGAAGGTAGAAAACTGCTGTTTCCTGTGATTATTATGTAACATAttaaagctaaattaaaaacaaacaaacaaaaactccagCAAACAGTGACTCCCTCCCTCCTACTGTCCAGTGTTGTGGGACTGCACACTGTGCATCGTA encodes the following:
- the crb2a gene encoding protein crumbs homolog 2a is translated as MELNLKTMLLTMMMFKWGTLCTATSEKCLSAPCHNGATCMDTSDDYACICAREGVRYMGKNCDELYDACFFAPCEDCTSTPGTTEYHCICPDGLTGDNCTEELDECQSNPCSEPRSLCVDQLNGYFCRCPAGYGGRDCRTHVTDCIDKPCRNNGTCLLRPEGFECHCAPGFEGNTCEEDVNECLSEPCQNGAICMDGVAEFHCFCVPGFQGYNCEIDINECASRPCENNATCINEKDHYDCECLVGFAGVNCETEIDECESSPCHNGATCHDLIGMYSCECLPGFDGVNCEIDVNECASDPCQNGAGCRDMVNSYECDCSDTGFEGVHCEVDILECASDPCQHASTCLEGVKGYSCLCWPGYEGPNCEIDIDECAEHPCENDGECFERSDPSHWELEWELSFADAAGYICQCQPGFAGENCSVNIDECESEPCHNGGVCEDKINGYTCTCPDGFLGELCQVNVDECESQPCQNGGWCEDGRASYTCHCLEAEPGELPWGGDHCDVRLHGCVDHKCQNGATCHPWLQDGEHGHTCLCPHGFFDEHCSTRTTFSFSTPGYILLQVVLEQRTRREAEHHAHQGFGVQLRFRTTLPDMLLFFRGDEDNHLLLEIVNGGLHSKAFSEESELDVTFHGLVSNGDWWEAHVVMNNEGLVLIVKGPGCDRDGCKVIDDGSDEPPFQASEAFTNVYIGGTPDELLEYSLSSASFIGCMEDLMIDSKPILPQTLPEDQGHELGCSKTEWCEPDPCNAHGHCVDLWTSYQCDCYRPFHSESCSEEFPSSTYSHEDTTSFSAYDIGQDHRNNFNVSFFLRSLKPDGLLFQLRKPTGEDGGEVYFSVYLGMGRVLVSSLPKSAPLTAPIFVTSGEKQLLQVEVQQRQVIFEHAGLRYRIGEIPEVNIESGDQAYVGGLPTAWDSDVWGGYFKGCLQDLRLDSVHLGVDGWNSSNKEDVYMPSDADNVKDGCVSDDTCKTKPCQNGGECTITFNDFICYCPEDYTGKTCETRVWCVSDPCINGGRCVDLADGYECLYNATFENNPVHYSAGGSLVEPVSNIYIELRTRSENAVLLRASWGSDLLIVGVLDSSVRVEIHIGNSLETLTFTGVRQVADGSWHRVNVSMAYNDRKTSPWVITVDGITDASSAPERTGSVRFLSEKGADLAIAESFTGCLGAVMLGGLYLPFVEDYKAPERAQFHFVGKPKINLGCTSAPVCDRGPCLNGATCEDLFNKFGCVCDSGWEGEQCETDTNDCASQPCVHGSCKDYLAGFECLCNPGYAGELCDEDIDECEHHVCEHGGTCQDGPNMYTCVCTKDYSGPRCQWDYPPIQCGKDVQCANDGVCSDGLWGANCTCMPGFTGSRCELEINECESNPCRNGGSCLDRFNMFVCECPPGYSGPICDTNKQARKQGIPWLVVAIPLLCFCVLILVIGLTFMLLTARKKRQSEGVYSPSAQEVAGARLEMDSMLKVPPEERLI